In the genome of Nitrospira sp. MA-1, one region contains:
- a CDS encoding DUF5615 family PIN-like protein yields MPITHNDDEAIGQLALEQSFVIVSKDSDFLHRSLLRRHPPKVI; encoded by the coding sequence ATGCCTATAACTCACAACGATGATGAAGCCATTGGGCAATTGGCTTTGGAGCAGAGTTTCGTTATTGTTTCCAAAGATTCCGATTTCTTGCATAGAAGTCTTCTCCGTAGGCACCCCCCGAAGGTTATTTAA
- a CDS encoding GTP-binding protein, whose amino-acid sequence MNNEKPETEAETEKAGTDLGVPALVVSGFLGAGKTTLVKHLIADAQRQGLKLAVISNEFGELGIDRALLQEEGGPGYVELEGGCVCCQLSGELLNNLQNLWETIHPDRVVVETSGVALPFETLLTFWREPVTEWVGESLAVVVVNAEQVAQGRDLEGTFEQQVSSADLLVINKVDLVPSDSFGRLEDLLHDMAPGAPVIRSIQGEIDTTIVFPSIPTAKISSNAQRKPELLPHTHEEFEAEELSFPDNITPEQLLKHLQPLNTLRIKGIVNTSEGPTLVQGVGPRIDLSAPPSQFPQEMLGRLVVIRRK is encoded by the coding sequence ATGAACAATGAAAAGCCAGAAACTGAGGCAGAAACTGAAAAAGCCGGAACGGATCTTGGGGTTCCGGCACTGGTGGTGTCCGGCTTCCTGGGGGCGGGTAAGACGACTCTTGTCAAACATTTGATTGCCGATGCTCAACGACAGGGTCTGAAGTTGGCTGTGATCTCCAATGAATTTGGTGAATTAGGCATTGATCGAGCCCTGCTTCAAGAAGAAGGCGGTCCGGGATATGTGGAGCTTGAAGGCGGGTGTGTGTGTTGCCAGCTTTCCGGTGAGTTGCTCAACAACCTGCAGAATCTGTGGGAAACCATTCATCCGGATCGGGTCGTCGTGGAAACATCCGGTGTAGCATTACCCTTCGAAACGCTTCTGACGTTTTGGCGCGAGCCCGTCACTGAGTGGGTAGGGGAAAGTTTAGCCGTGGTGGTGGTCAATGCCGAACAAGTGGCCCAAGGTCGGGATTTGGAAGGCACGTTTGAGCAACAGGTATCTTCGGCAGATTTGTTGGTCATCAATAAAGTCGATTTAGTTCCATCAGATTCCTTCGGTCGTTTGGAAGATCTTCTCCATGATATGGCCCCTGGCGCTCCAGTAATTCGAAGCATTCAGGGTGAAATCGATACGACGATTGTTTTTCCTTCCATCCCTACGGCAAAGATTTCATCCAACGCTCAACGAAAGCCCGAACTCCTTCCTCACACCCATGAGGAATTTGAGGCGGAGGAACTCTCCTTTCCCGACAACATCACGCCCGAACAGCTCCTTAAACACCTTCAACCACTCAACACTCTTCGCATAAAAGGCATCGTGAACACGTCAGAAGGGCCGACGCTTGTCCAAGGCGTTGGTCCCCGGATTGATCTCAGTGCCCCTCCCTCACAATTTCCTCAAGAAATGCTTGGCCGTCTGGTCGTTATCCGGAGAAAATAG
- a CDS encoding STAS domain-containing protein — protein MYVAERMQDTTLVLMISGRVTVYSRKVFQGMVKAARFSGAKHIIFNMQEVTFMDSIALGGLVLAYLDLNENHMAMSVVEPQHPVKTLFEDANFPDLIPTYPTEETALQAIQ, from the coding sequence ATGTATGTAGCCGAACGAATGCAAGATACAACCCTTGTTCTGATGATTTCAGGACGAGTGACCGTGTACTCCAGGAAAGTCTTCCAGGGGATGGTGAAGGCAGCCAGGTTCTCTGGTGCCAAGCATATCATTTTCAATATGCAGGAAGTCACCTTCATGGACAGCATTGCCTTGGGTGGGTTGGTGCTCGCCTACCTGGACTTGAATGAGAATCATATGGCCATGAGCGTCGTGGAGCCTCAACATCCGGTCAAAACCTTATTCGAAGACGCAAATTTTCCCGATCTGATTCCGACGTATCCCACCGAAGAGACTGCCTTGCAAGCCATCCAATAG
- a CDS encoding aminopeptidase P family protein encodes MAYEHLLALRAELLREQLTGFVVPHTDEYQNEYLPPCAERLAWLTGFTGSAGTAIVLRDEAAMFVDGRYTLQVANQVDEKSFSLHNSGDTLPHEWLALRVTPTDRIGYDPWLHTPQDLERFQTATERVGAHLVPCVSNPIDAVWHDRPQQPSGVIKPHLLEFSGQSSQAKREIFGRRFSEGGIDAAIITAPDSIAWLLNIRGSDVPHTPLPLCRAILYTTGRVALFVDPKKITPGLQAHLGPDISLALPEEFEAALQQLGTHGNRVLCDPAKTNSWIFTTLTQSGAVLLQKDDPCVLPKACKNPVEIAGAYAAHQRDGVAMCQFLAWLAREGSKGQVTELEAVDYLDACRRKQAMWEDCSFPTISGAGSNGAIVHYHSTRETNRCLEPGTLYLVDSGGQYLDGTTDITRTLAIGHPSDEHRDRYTRVLQGHIALATARFPEGTTGSQLDVLARAPLWAMGLDYDHGTGHGVGSFLGVHEGPQRIGKAANAVALKPGMIVSNEPGYYKTGAYGIRLENLVTVVKDESSQNSTRSFLGFDTLTIVPFERTLIATEVLSLKERQWVDTYHARVWADLQSLVDTDTRAWLEQATQPLN; translated from the coding sequence ATGGCATATGAACATCTTCTCGCGCTACGAGCGGAGCTGCTCCGTGAACAATTAACCGGTTTTGTGGTGCCCCATACGGATGAATATCAAAATGAATATCTGCCTCCATGTGCCGAGCGGCTTGCCTGGCTAACCGGATTTACCGGTTCGGCGGGGACGGCGATTGTCCTGCGGGATGAAGCCGCCATGTTTGTGGATGGCCGGTATACGCTTCAGGTGGCTAACCAGGTTGATGAGAAAAGCTTTTCGCTTCACAATAGTGGAGACACTTTACCACATGAATGGTTAGCACTTCGGGTGACACCAACGGATCGAATCGGCTATGACCCCTGGCTTCATACTCCGCAGGATCTCGAACGGTTTCAGACAGCAACCGAACGAGTGGGTGCACATCTCGTCCCCTGTGTATCGAATCCTATTGATGCGGTCTGGCATGACCGGCCTCAACAACCCTCAGGTGTGATCAAGCCTCATCTGCTGGAGTTTTCCGGGCAAAGCTCCCAGGCAAAGCGTGAGATATTTGGCAGGAGGTTCTCGGAAGGCGGGATCGATGCGGCCATCATCACCGCGCCCGATTCCATTGCCTGGTTGTTGAACATTCGCGGCTCGGATGTGCCGCATACTCCGCTACCATTATGCCGGGCAATTCTTTACACCACGGGGCGGGTCGCCCTATTTGTCGATCCGAAAAAAATCACACCGGGCTTGCAAGCGCATTTGGGTCCGGACATTTCCTTGGCATTGCCGGAAGAATTTGAAGCCGCTTTACAACAGTTAGGAACCCATGGAAATCGAGTGCTGTGTGATCCGGCCAAGACCAATTCCTGGATTTTTACCACATTAACTCAGAGCGGGGCTGTTCTATTACAAAAAGATGATCCCTGTGTGCTGCCAAAGGCCTGTAAGAATCCTGTGGAAATTGCCGGGGCGTATGCCGCGCATCAGCGGGATGGAGTGGCCATGTGTCAATTTCTGGCGTGGCTGGCCCGGGAAGGATCCAAGGGACAGGTGACCGAGTTAGAAGCAGTGGACTATCTTGATGCCTGTCGTCGAAAGCAGGCGATGTGGGAGGATTGCAGCTTTCCGACCATTTCTGGTGCGGGGTCAAATGGTGCCATTGTGCATTATCACTCGACCCGGGAGACGAATCGGTGCCTGGAGCCCGGGACATTGTACTTGGTGGATTCCGGCGGGCAGTATTTGGACGGAACGACGGATATCACACGAACGCTCGCGATTGGACACCCTTCGGACGAACATCGTGATCGTTATACTCGCGTGTTACAAGGCCATATTGCTCTGGCCACGGCTAGATTTCCTGAAGGCACTACAGGCAGTCAATTAGATGTGTTGGCACGTGCGCCCCTATGGGCAATGGGGTTGGATTACGATCATGGGACAGGCCACGGAGTTGGGAGTTTTTTAGGAGTCCATGAAGGCCCGCAACGGATCGGGAAAGCTGCCAATGCGGTTGCCCTGAAGCCGGGGATGATTGTGTCAAATGAGCCGGGCTATTACAAAACCGGGGCCTATGGGATTCGCCTGGAAAACCTCGTGACGGTGGTGAAAGATGAGTCCTCCCAGAACTCAACGCGGTCATTCCTTGGCTTTGATACGCTGACGATCGTACCATTTGAGCGGACCCTTATTGCCACAGAGGTGTTATCGCTTAAGGAACGCCAATGGGTCGATACCTATCATGCCCGGGTGTGGGCGGATCTCCAATCCCTTGTGGATACCGATACGCGTGCTTGGTTGGAGCAGGCGACGCAACCGCTCAACTAG
- the recQ gene encoding DNA helicase RecQ translates to MKSNLFPQQTDSPHLPTSTQPPLLSLLKEHFGFTVFRPLQEEIIRDVLAERDVVALLPTGGGKSLCFQLPALARSGLTIVVSPLIALMKDQVDGLRANGIAATYLNSTLTAQESQARLRGLYQGDYRLLYMAPERLMLPGYLNLIRNFQVNLLAVDEAHCISEWGHDFRPEYRRLVELRDQVPALPIIALTATATARVQKDIVTLLRLRAPACYVASFNRPNLTYQVQPKDNPFGQVLAFLRTRPKDCGILYCQSRKTTESVAERLQDHGINAQPYHAGLSAEERTRHQELFLRDEIQVICATIAFGMGINKPNVRFVIHYDLPKNLESYYQETGRAGRDGLPSECVLLFSAGDTVKQQRFINEKPNFQEQQIANRQLQEMVQYAECGTCRRRTLLQYFGEHVESENCGGCDNCLTPRETFDGTNAAQTVLTCVEEIRGSGGFSVGLNHVIAVLTGANTEKIRRWGHDRLTSYGKGEAHRRPEWAAISRELIRLGYLQQTADPFTVLEVTDQGQHFLQDPKTLMLTKPMSTPERKTPSLQDLGHDEMLFTRLRQLRKTLADEADVPAYVIFSDVALRQMARDCPTNEQEFLQISGVGKRKLEEFGPKFLTVIAAHLENYAPLTNPNESNHSPAPSLRDQNPASNQKGFGHQHDVEGYEKTSGSQIPTISPAQSQGRQDALSHGQGRRGIETPSAHQIPEHDQAPRTPLADFSNRPARRKPLGDTVHQTLRRFGSGNSVEQIARERGLVTSTIYGHLEQAIQAGEPVDSTQLWTPEQELEMKKAFEKTGYGNLTGAKEILGDLYDYGQLRLFRAVHGNKDQ, encoded by the coding sequence GTGAAAAGTAACCTATTCCCTCAACAGACGGATTCCCCGCACCTGCCCACCTCAACACAACCTCCCCTTCTCTCTCTGCTAAAAGAACATTTTGGCTTCACCGTCTTTCGACCCCTACAGGAAGAGATCATTCGGGATGTCCTGGCCGAGCGCGACGTCGTAGCCCTGTTACCCACGGGAGGAGGAAAGTCCCTGTGCTTTCAGTTGCCGGCACTGGCCCGCTCAGGCCTAACCATCGTCGTCTCACCGCTCATTGCCCTGATGAAAGACCAGGTCGATGGGCTCCGGGCCAATGGCATTGCCGCGACCTATCTCAACTCCACTCTCACCGCGCAGGAATCCCAGGCCCGCTTGCGGGGGCTGTACCAAGGGGACTACCGACTGCTCTACATGGCACCGGAACGGCTCATGCTCCCCGGGTACCTCAACCTGATCCGGAATTTTCAGGTCAATCTGCTGGCCGTTGATGAAGCCCATTGCATCAGTGAATGGGGGCATGACTTCCGGCCGGAATACCGGCGGCTCGTGGAACTACGAGATCAGGTCCCTGCCCTTCCAATCATCGCACTAACCGCCACCGCCACGGCGCGTGTGCAAAAAGACATCGTGACCCTCCTGCGATTGCGGGCTCCGGCATGCTATGTCGCCAGTTTCAACCGTCCCAATCTGACTTATCAGGTGCAGCCTAAGGACAACCCGTTTGGACAGGTTCTGGCATTTCTCCGGACACGCCCCAAGGACTGCGGAATTCTCTACTGCCAAAGCCGAAAAACTACGGAAAGTGTGGCGGAACGATTACAGGACCATGGCATCAACGCACAGCCCTATCATGCAGGCCTGAGTGCCGAGGAACGCACACGGCATCAGGAATTATTCCTGCGGGATGAAATCCAGGTCATCTGCGCCACCATTGCCTTCGGCATGGGAATTAACAAACCCAACGTGCGATTTGTCATTCACTACGATTTGCCAAAAAACCTCGAAAGTTATTATCAGGAGACCGGCCGCGCCGGCCGCGATGGACTGCCAAGCGAGTGCGTCCTGCTCTTCAGCGCCGGGGATACGGTCAAGCAGCAACGCTTCATCAATGAGAAACCCAACTTCCAGGAACAGCAGATTGCTAACAGGCAATTACAGGAAATGGTGCAATATGCCGAATGCGGCACCTGTCGACGTCGGACGCTACTCCAATATTTTGGAGAGCATGTTGAATCAGAAAACTGTGGCGGATGCGACAACTGCCTGACACCCCGCGAGACCTTCGACGGCACAAATGCCGCACAAACCGTGCTCACCTGCGTTGAAGAAATACGTGGATCCGGGGGATTTAGCGTGGGACTCAATCACGTCATCGCCGTCCTCACCGGAGCCAATACCGAAAAAATCCGCCGATGGGGTCATGACCGACTAACCAGCTACGGGAAAGGGGAAGCCCATCGCCGGCCTGAATGGGCAGCCATCAGCCGGGAACTCATCCGGCTGGGGTACCTTCAACAAACGGCAGACCCCTTCACTGTGCTGGAAGTCACCGATCAGGGGCAGCATTTTCTTCAGGACCCCAAGACGCTCATGCTCACCAAGCCCATGAGCACACCGGAGCGCAAAACTCCGTCTCTTCAGGACCTGGGTCACGACGAAATGCTCTTCACTCGCCTCCGCCAACTCCGAAAAACGTTAGCCGATGAAGCTGACGTCCCCGCTTACGTCATATTTTCCGATGTGGCATTGCGACAGATGGCACGAGACTGTCCCACCAATGAACAGGAATTTCTACAGATTAGTGGAGTCGGAAAGCGAAAATTAGAGGAGTTTGGGCCCAAGTTCCTCACCGTCATTGCGGCACATCTGGAGAATTACGCTCCCCTAACTAATCCAAACGAATCCAATCATTCTCCAGCCCCTTCTTTAAGGGATCAGAACCCGGCGAGCAATCAAAAAGGATTTGGGCACCAACACGATGTAGAGGGTTATGAAAAAACGTCCGGTTCACAAATCCCCACAATTTCACCAGCCCAATCCCAAGGGCGCCAAGACGCCCTTTCCCACGGACAAGGACGTAGGGGAATTGAAACCCCGAGCGCACACCAAATACCCGAGCACGACCAAGCTCCGAGAACTCCGCTGGCTGACTTCTCCAACAGGCCGGCCAGAAGAAAGCCGCTTGGAGATACCGTCCATCAAACCTTGCGCCGTTTTGGATCGGGAAATTCGGTCGAACAAATCGCCAGAGAACGCGGGTTGGTCACCAGCACCATCTATGGGCACCTGGAACAAGCCATCCAGGCGGGTGAGCCGGTAGACTCCACACAACTATGGACACCGGAGCAGGAATTAGAAATGAAAAAGGCTTTTGAGAAGACAGGGTATGGCAATCTCACCGGTGCCAAAGAGATCCTCGGCGATCTCTACGATTACGGCCAACTCCGCCTCTTCCGCGCCGTTCATGGAAATAAGGATCAATAA
- a CDS encoding TraB/GumN family protein produces the protein MKNSDYPSSAIVPELSTGLVGQYEADVLCLSVYGKTVILIGTAHVSQESVDLVKLVIEQEHPDRVCVELDTKRFEAISHPNRWESLDLKEIIRKQQLSTLMVNLILSSFQKRLGDKLGVIPGTEMLEAIRMADKHGIPVTLADRDVRVTMRRAWRNTPMWRKSLLMSSLMLSIFDTTEVSEEEIRNLKKQDVLSEMMKDLGKEVPTLKTVLIDERDHYLAKKIVDAPGTRIVAVVGAGHVEGICRTLNERETVVLEKLESIPPVSPVWKAVGWSIPVLIVGSIAWIGWEKGLSAAGDNLLFWILANGIPSGIGGLLAMAHPLTIVAAFFSAPFTSLTPVIGVGYVTAFVQAYLQPPLVREFQTVAEDIAIPRKWWKSRLLRVFLAFLLPTIGSLIGTWVGGTRIVSNLF, from the coding sequence ATGAAAAATTCAGATTATCCCTCATCAGCTATTGTGCCGGAATTATCCACAGGCTTGGTGGGGCAGTACGAAGCGGATGTTCTGTGTCTGTCCGTATATGGGAAGACCGTGATCCTAATTGGCACGGCGCATGTGTCACAAGAATCAGTGGATTTAGTCAAACTCGTCATTGAACAGGAGCATCCTGATCGTGTCTGTGTAGAATTGGATACGAAGCGTTTTGAAGCCATCTCACATCCCAACCGGTGGGAATCGTTAGACCTCAAAGAAATCATCCGCAAGCAGCAGCTCAGTACGCTGATGGTCAATCTTATTCTGTCTTCCTTTCAAAAGCGGCTGGGCGATAAATTGGGCGTTATTCCAGGCACGGAAATGCTGGAGGCCATTCGTATGGCCGACAAACATGGCATTCCCGTGACCCTTGCTGACCGGGACGTGCGGGTGACGATGCGTCGGGCCTGGCGCAATACCCCAATGTGGCGAAAAAGTCTCTTAATGTCCTCCCTCATGCTGAGCATCTTCGACACCACTGAAGTCTCCGAAGAGGAGATTCGGAATCTCAAAAAGCAGGATGTGCTTTCAGAAATGATGAAGGATTTAGGAAAAGAAGTGCCGACGCTCAAAACGGTGCTCATTGACGAGCGGGATCATTATTTGGCCAAAAAAATTGTCGATGCGCCTGGGACCCGGATTGTTGCCGTGGTTGGCGCGGGGCATGTGGAAGGGATTTGCCGAACATTGAACGAACGGGAGACGGTGGTCTTGGAGAAGCTGGAAAGTATTCCGCCCGTCTCTCCTGTGTGGAAAGCCGTGGGTTGGAGTATCCCTGTGTTGATTGTGGGGTCAATTGCCTGGATTGGATGGGAAAAAGGTTTAAGTGCTGCCGGAGACAATTTATTGTTTTGGATTTTGGCTAATGGTATTCCCAGCGGGATTGGCGGGTTGTTAGCTATGGCTCATCCGCTCACCATTGTGGCCGCATTTTTCTCGGCACCGTTTACCAGCCTCACCCCGGTTATTGGAGTCGGGTATGTGACGGCGTTTGTCCAGGCTTATTTGCAACCGCCATTGGTGCGGGAGTTTCAAACCGTAGCAGAGGATATCGCCATTCCACGCAAATGGTGGAAGAGTCGACTCCTGCGTGTGTTCTTAGCGTTTCTCCTGCCCACGATTGGAAGTCTCATCGGCACCTGGGTGGGAGGCACGCGTATTGTCTCTAATTTGTTTTGA
- a CDS encoding SIMPL domain-containing protein (The SIMPL domain is named for its presence in mouse protein SIMPL (signalling molecule that associates with mouse pelle-like kinase). Bacterial member BP26, from Brucella, was shown to assemble into a channel-like structure, while YggE from E. coli has been associated with resistance to oxidative stress.) — protein sequence MFRAMNATKILNGMVLGIVLLLPVSGWSETNEEDLPRLTVSAEGTINVPPDKAVLSFAVETVGEKLSDVQQENQERVAKVLEECRRLNIPSEFIQTTSLNVIPEYPPPPRRQADGTLENNVPRIIGYRVVHQVNVEVRNLEIVGKIVDRVLHVGANKFSGIAWGLQNEQPTKLEVLKQASAKAQAKAEALAQALNLKLVRMINVSEGGNSPSPPEGRYRMAMAMDSGGDASVSAGEISIRGSVLLVYEISQK from the coding sequence ATGTTTAGGGCTATGAATGCCACAAAAATATTGAATGGTATGGTGCTGGGGATTGTGCTCTTGCTCCCGGTATCCGGGTGGTCCGAAACGAATGAAGAGGATCTTCCACGATTAACCGTTTCCGCAGAGGGAACGATCAATGTGCCTCCCGATAAAGCGGTATTAAGTTTTGCGGTTGAAACAGTCGGGGAAAAGTTGTCCGATGTTCAACAAGAAAACCAGGAACGCGTGGCGAAGGTCTTGGAGGAATGCCGACGGTTAAATATTCCCTCTGAGTTCATTCAAACCACCTCCCTGAATGTGATTCCTGAATATCCGCCACCTCCGCGGCGTCAAGCGGATGGAACCTTAGAGAACAATGTACCCCGGATCATTGGCTATCGTGTCGTTCACCAGGTCAATGTAGAAGTCCGTAATCTGGAGATTGTGGGGAAAATCGTTGACCGAGTTTTACACGTGGGGGCCAACAAATTTTCAGGCATCGCCTGGGGTTTGCAAAATGAACAACCCACAAAGCTTGAGGTCTTGAAACAGGCTTCTGCCAAAGCCCAAGCCAAGGCTGAAGCGTTGGCTCAGGCTTTGAATCTCAAGTTGGTTCGTATGATCAATGTTTCGGAAGGTGGAAATTCTCCCTCCCCTCCTGAGGGTCGATATCGCATGGCGATGGCCATGGATAGCGGCGGAGATGCCTCAGTGTCGGCAGGAGAAATCTCCATACGTGGTTCCGTCCTCTTGGTGTATGAAATCAGCCAGAAGTAA
- a CDS encoding peptidylprolyl isomerase, protein MSVLIGKNSVVSVNYKLTDDAGKVLDSSDGSKPMVYLHGAGNIIPGLEKALAGKAEGDSLKVRIEAAEAYGELIADGIKTIEKAAFEGVEAVEAGMVFEAKAPDGATQEIVVVKVDGDAVTIDTNHPLAGVALNFDIKVVSVREATKEELEHGHSHAGDGHSH, encoded by the coding sequence ATGTCTGTATTGATTGGGAAGAATTCGGTGGTCAGCGTCAATTATAAACTCACTGACGATGCCGGTAAGGTGTTGGATAGTTCAGATGGCTCAAAGCCCATGGTGTATTTGCATGGGGCGGGGAATATCATTCCCGGGTTGGAGAAGGCGCTGGCGGGTAAAGCCGAGGGAGATTCTCTGAAGGTAAGAATTGAGGCTGCTGAGGCTTATGGCGAGCTTATTGCTGACGGTATCAAGACCATCGAAAAGGCCGCGTTCGAAGGAGTCGAGGCGGTTGAAGCGGGAATGGTCTTTGAGGCCAAGGCGCCGGATGGCGCGACGCAAGAAATTGTAGTGGTGAAAGTTGACGGTGATGCCGTCACCATTGATACCAACCATCCCCTGGCCGGTGTCGCGCTCAATTTTGATATTAAAGTTGTGAGTGTGCGAGAAGCCACCAAGGAAGAACTCGAGCATGGGCATTCACATGCTGGTGATGGCCATAGTCACTAG
- a CDS encoding DUF433 domain-containing protein — MITIKFGKRSGKPCIRGMRITVQDVLEYIASGMTEDEIISDFPELTKDDIHACLSFAADREKKRSAPLA, encoded by the coding sequence ATCATCACAATCAAATTTGGGAAGCGAAGTGGGAAGCCCTGCATCAGAGGGATGCGGATCACGGTCCAGGATGTATTGGAATACATAGCTTCAGGGATGACCGAAGACGAAATTATTAGTGATTTCCCTGAATTGACCAAAGATGATATTCATGCGTGTCTCTCGTTTGCCGCTGATCGTGAGAAAAAGCGTTCCGCGCCTCTGGCATGA
- a CDS encoding PAS domain S-box protein — MKLTQKLTASEERFQSVVQTATDAIILWDEHGTILCWNKGAHTLFGYAAEEIVGKSLILIMPARYHEAHHYGMERVGIEGEGQTIVKTVELHGLRKNGEEFPIEMAPSKSILREEIFYCGIIRDISDRKQAERVLEERNRLLAFEVEVGQVLNCDQTLSVRLQGCADSFISHLDAAWAGFWTMHSLEEGLELQASAGLSTRFTRWNDSVPFGHSQIGQIAFEKRPHLTNAIFRDPGVPEQARAIQEGLMAFAGYPLLVNQEVVGVMAVFSRHFLTSFTWHSLGLVADRIATAIERERVMEAHQDLARHYARILAASGEGIYELDREGKTTFVNPAGALMLGYTVEELIGEPMHELIHHTKPAGSRYPREACPIYAALKEGRVYHDDTEGLWRKNGTSFPVDYYISPIRENGILIGAVVTFKDISERVRMTAKLVEETKLAGVTVMLGDIAHDIKNMLMPVLNGAKLLDDDLQELFAKLPDVTPKELSASRKFSREAVDMIVKNARRIQGRMREIADTVKGISSPLRFAPCQIAEVVEGVFGILRFYATEMRVSLHTQGLDVLPPIKADENRLFNALYNLVNNAIPETPAGGSVTIGGSVGLDGRTVVLTVADTGGGMPPEIRDKLFTKEAISGKAGGTGLGTKIVKDVVDAHSGTVSVHSEPRKGTIFTIQLPITPQISKTEGIPS, encoded by the coding sequence ATGAAATTGACTCAAAAGTTGACGGCCAGTGAAGAGCGATTTCAATCTGTTGTACAGACCGCCACGGATGCCATTATTTTGTGGGATGAGCACGGAACCATCCTGTGTTGGAATAAGGGTGCCCACACTCTGTTTGGTTATGCAGCCGAGGAAATTGTAGGCAAGTCCCTTATCCTGATCATGCCTGCCCGGTACCATGAAGCTCATCACTATGGGATGGAGCGTGTGGGAATTGAAGGAGAGGGTCAGACCATCGTGAAGACTGTGGAATTGCATGGATTGAGAAAGAACGGGGAGGAATTTCCTATTGAGATGGCTCCTTCAAAATCCATCCTACGCGAGGAGATATTTTATTGCGGCATTATCCGCGACATCTCGGATCGGAAACAGGCGGAGAGGGTGCTGGAGGAACGGAACCGTCTATTGGCCTTTGAGGTGGAGGTGGGGCAGGTCCTGAACTGTGACCAAACACTGAGCGTCCGCCTGCAGGGTTGCGCGGATTCGTTCATAAGTCATCTGGATGCTGCGTGGGCCGGCTTCTGGACCATGCATTCTTTGGAGGAAGGATTGGAGCTGCAGGCTAGTGCCGGTCTTTCCACTCGGTTCACCCGTTGGAACGATTCAGTGCCGTTTGGCCATTCTCAAATCGGTCAAATTGCGTTTGAAAAACGACCACATTTAACCAATGCAATTTTTAGGGATCCTGGTGTTCCAGAACAGGCCAGGGCCATACAAGAGGGACTAATGGCCTTTGCTGGGTACCCGTTGCTGGTCAATCAGGAAGTGGTGGGGGTCATGGCGGTATTTTCCCGGCATTTCCTGACTAGTTTTACGTGGCACAGTCTTGGGTTAGTGGCTGACCGTATCGCCACAGCCATTGAACGTGAAAGAGTCATGGAAGCGCATCAGGATCTCGCAAGGCACTATGCACGAATCCTCGCCGCTTCGGGAGAGGGGATCTATGAATTGGATAGAGAAGGCAAAACCACTTTTGTGAATCCGGCCGGGGCTCTTATGCTGGGATACACGGTCGAGGAATTAATTGGCGAGCCGATGCACGAGCTGATACATCATACGAAACCCGCTGGGTCACGCTATCCCAGAGAAGCCTGTCCTATTTATGCCGCGCTTAAGGAGGGAAGGGTTTATCATGATGATACAGAGGGGCTCTGGCGCAAAAATGGGACCTCTTTCCCCGTTGATTACTACATTTCGCCGATCCGGGAAAATGGAATTTTGATTGGGGCTGTAGTGACGTTCAAAGATATCAGCGAGCGGGTACGAATGACTGCAAAATTAGTGGAAGAGACAAAACTCGCTGGGGTGACGGTGATGCTTGGGGATATTGCCCACGATATTAAGAATATGCTCATGCCGGTGCTGAATGGCGCCAAATTGTTAGACGACGATCTTCAAGAATTATTTGCGAAGTTGCCTGACGTTACTCCAAAGGAATTGTCGGCCTCAAGGAAATTTTCCAGGGAGGCGGTCGACATGATCGTGAAGAATGCCCGTCGGATTCAAGGTCGCATGCGGGAGATTGCCGATACGGTCAAAGGTATATCCAGCCCGCTACGGTTTGCCCCATGCCAGATAGCAGAAGTGGTCGAAGGTGTCTTTGGCATCCTTCGGTTCTATGCCACCGAGATGAGGGTTTCCCTGCACACGCAAGGTCTTGACGTCCTTCCGCCCATTAAGGCGGATGAGAACCGTTTGTTCAACGCCCTCTACAATCTGGTCAATAATGCAATTCCGGAAACCCCTGCCGGTGGATCAGTCACCATTGGTGGGTCAGTAGGGTTAGATGGAAGAACGGTGGTGTTAACGGTCGCAGATACGGGTGGGGGAATGCCCCCTGAAATCCGTGACAAATTATTTACTAAAGAAGCGATTAGCGGTAAAGCCGGGGGAACCGGATTGGGGACTAAGATAGTCAAGGATGTGGTTGATGCTCATTCAGGAACGGTCAGCGTACATAGTGAACCACGGAAAGGCACCATCTTCACCATCCAATTGCCAATTACTCCACAGATTTCGAAAACAGAAGGAATTCCTTCCTAG